Below is a genomic region from Ahaetulla prasina isolate Xishuangbanna chromosome 16, ASM2864084v1, whole genome shotgun sequence.
tgtttggaggaatttgctttaatttagttggactatgctgagaatgaagtaattctcagctgttcaaatagtttgtttgttttttcactgagttTCCtagtacctacttgggcctgggtcacaactcaTGGCGCCTCATGGCAATGAACTCTCTGAGGATCTAAAAAAACgaatactttacattgtagccaagtgtcatttcttcagtgttttcacatgaaaagatatacttaaaatatttataaaatgtgagggggtgtactcacttctgtgacatactgtatataccgcttcacagggcttttatagccctcgctaagcggtttacggagtccGCCTCTTGCCccaccaaccatctgggtcctcattttcccgaccacggaaggacggaaggctgagtcaatcttgagcctggtgagattcgaactgccaaattgcagtcggccggcagtcagcagaagtggcctgcagtactgcactctgaccactgtgccaccgcggctcataTCATGGGAAGAAGGGCAGCTATTCGAAAGCCTGCAGGGGGTACCGTATTTGTCGgattataagacgcactccccccacccccataaaagagggtgaaaatttgggtgcgtcttatacaccaaatgtagctccGCTCACCccgctttggcctctgcctcccagcagtttaccttcttgcagcaagcagcaaatagcccatttcagcttcagcacagcctgattagcacaagaaaaaaaatctgcctcccagcaatttacctccttgcagcaagccgcccatttcagcttcagcacagcctgattagcacaagaaaaaaaaatctgcctcccagcaatttacctccttgcagcaagccgcCCGTTtcaacttcagcacagcctgattagcacaagcagctgattgtggttggattggcctcccgaccctcagctgtttcaggctgtttTATTGCCGCGCAGGCCTCcgctgtttgctacaaggaggcaaattgccgggaggcagatttttttttcttgtgctaatcaggctgtgctgaaaatgaaaatgaaactacagCAGGTTGtctgctgcaacgaggcaaattgctgggaggcagaggcagatttctttttcttgttttcctcaccaaaaatggTAGTCTTATAATTCGgaggcgtcttatactccgaaaaaatacggtatttacatGCAGGATTGGAGCCTGTAGTGGGGAGAAAGCGGGGAGGAGTCTTGGTGCTCAGCATCAAAAATcaggccttaaaaaaaaaaaaaaagatatcccaAACGACATCTACTCATAGTCTATTCTGACTTCCGTGATGCCATCAAAGCCAGATTTGTCCACCCCGGCCCTTCCGTGGACGGAGGTCAGGTGTTTTTTGAGGGCGGACTTGTGCTTGAAGTCCATGTCGCAGCAGTGGCACTTGTAAGGCCGGTTGCCACTGTGGATGTTAAGGTGGTCCTGGAGGGTGCTCTTGGCGGTGAAGGTCTTCAGGCACACCATGCACTGGAAGGGGCGGATGCCCATGTGGCCGCGAATGTGCCGGTTCAGGTTCTTCTTCTGAGTGAAGGTTTTCCCGCACTGCAAGCACAAGGACAGTTTGTGCATCTTTAAGTGGCGGAGGTAGTTTTCCAAGTGGAGGAAGCCGCGGGGGCATTTGGGACACTGATGGCGCCACGTGTAGCCAGCGTCCTTGGAGGTCGGGAAGTCCGCGTGGGCGGCTCCTTCCGGATTCTCGTTGCCAAAGCTCTGGAACTGGGCTACTTCGCTCATCCGGCTCTCCACGGTGGAGTTGATCAAGGAGTGCTGAGTTTCCGGGAAGTACAGGTTGGTTTTCGAAGAGGTGCAAGGCTGCGGAAACGGCTCGTCGTCCAGACTGGGGACGTCGATGGAATCCATCTCGAAAATGCAGATTTCATCGTCCTTGTAGCCGATCTCGACGGTGGATATTTCCGGGCTTTTGGCCTCCTTCCTGTCCGACATTAAACCTTGCAGGGACGCCGGCTGAACGTCTCCTTTCTCCTGCTTGATGTGCTCGTCTACACACACGGGGCTGTCTGCGGAAATCTCAATGATTTCACAGTCTTTATCAGGGCAGCCCCCTCTGCTGCCCAGCTCCATGTCAGAGGAGTGGCATTTCTCAGCATACCTGCCGTTGCCTTCGACCGAAGCATCGATTTCAAGGTATCTGGAAAGGGCCTCCGTGCACTTCTCCACGATGTGCACCATCTGCAGGTAACTTGCCGCCGTGAGGTATTTCAAAAGCTCCTTCTTCTTCACTTCCAGAGCCCCCGTGTAACACGAGAGCAGCAGCTTCCGGCCGACTTCGGCGCTCTGCAAAATAGTGATCCGGACATGCTGGGATTCACTGAGCAGGAACTGGTCCCGCATGAAGGTGGAGCAGGCGGCGAAGATCACCTTGTGCCCGTGGAACTCGGTGTCGTTGATGTAGATGGAGACGTCGCAGAAGAGGTTCTGCTGCCTCAGCAGGTTCATCTTCTGCAGCACGGCGTCGCCCTGCTGCTCAAACTGGAAATGGAGCACGTCCGAATCGGCAGCCATAATGACGATCCTgctggggaagggggggggagggaggagaaaatggAATGAAAAGGAAGCTCAACACCGCGAAACAAGCTGTTTTTACCAAGAGTGTCATCGGCCGAAGATACTTTGTGCTGTTCTAGGGAGCCCATTTGTTCTCCCTCTACGGAGCCTGTGAAAACCATCCTCTTCTTAGTGCCCCTCCAGAATAGGgatgaaaaaaaggaagggaaaggaaaggaaaaaggaaggaaaggaaaaggaaaggaaggagaaagggaagggaaggagaaaggaaaggaaataggaaggaaaggaaagggaagaataaaggaaggaaaggagggaagggaaggagaaaggatataggaaggaaaggaaaggagaaaggggaaaggaaaggaaaggaagggaagggaaggaaaggagaaaggaaggaaaggaaaggaagggaaggagaaaggaaggaaagaag
It encodes:
- the ZBTB6 gene encoding zinc finger and BTB domain-containing protein 6 isoform X2, which translates into the protein MAADSDVLHFQFEQQGDAVLQKMNLLRQQNLFCDVSIYINDTEFHGHKVIFAACSTFMRDQFLLSESQHVRITILQSAEVGRKLLLSCYTGALEVKKKELLKYLTAASYLQMVHIVEKCTEALSRYLEIDASVEGNGRYAEKCHSSDMELGSRGGCPDKDCEIIEISADSPVCVDEHIKQEKGDVQPASLQGLMSDRKEAKSPEISTVEIGYKDDEICIFEMDSIDVPSLDDEPFPQPCTSSKTNLYFPETQHSLINSTVESRMSEVAQFQSFGNENPEGAAHADFPTSKDAGYTWRHQCPKCPRGFLHLENYLRHLKMHKLSLCLQCGKTFTQKKNLNRHIRGHMGIRPFQCMVCLKTFTAKSTLQDHLNIHSGNRPYKCHCCDMDFKHKSALKKHLTSVHGRAGVDKSGFDGITEVRIDYE
- the ZBTB6 gene encoding zinc finger and BTB domain-containing protein 6 isoform X1; its protein translation is MIVIMAADSDVLHFQFEQQGDAVLQKMNLLRQQNLFCDVSIYINDTEFHGHKVIFAACSTFMRDQFLLSESQHVRITILQSAEVGRKLLLSCYTGALEVKKKELLKYLTAASYLQMVHIVEKCTEALSRYLEIDASVEGNGRYAEKCHSSDMELGSRGGCPDKDCEIIEISADSPVCVDEHIKQEKGDVQPASLQGLMSDRKEAKSPEISTVEIGYKDDEICIFEMDSIDVPSLDDEPFPQPCTSSKTNLYFPETQHSLINSTVESRMSEVAQFQSFGNENPEGAAHADFPTSKDAGYTWRHQCPKCPRGFLHLENYLRHLKMHKLSLCLQCGKTFTQKKNLNRHIRGHMGIRPFQCMVCLKTFTAKSTLQDHLNIHSGNRPYKCHCCDMDFKHKSALKKHLTSVHGRAGVDKSGFDGITEVRIDYE